The following proteins come from a genomic window of Microbacterium lemovicicum:
- a CDS encoding glycoside hydrolase family 2 TIM barrel-domain containing protein — MSAYVESFRPGAGRRRPRADAPSDASVLSLNGSWRFRLSPTAAGTGDAFIRDGFDDGGWDAMPVPSHWVLEDFTPLAGGPARSMRGTEEGPLYTNTAYPIPLDPPRVPTENPTGDYRLVFDVPAGFERAVLRFQGVDSCAKVWLNGAELGWSMGSRLPFEFDAPVRAGRNVLAVRVHRWSAGTYLEDQDMWWLPGIFRDVELIARPAGAIDDHFVHADYDSATGIGTLRVDASCPAVVEIPELGIRISAGETVSVLVEPWSARRPRLYRGTLRSEGHAVDDTETVALAVGFRRVEIVDGVFRVNGRPVTFHGVNRHEHHPDTGRTLDRETMIRDIELMKRANIDAVRTSHYPPHPEFLRLCDEYGLWVVLEVDLETHGFIYAGWEGNPPADARWHDALLDRLHRTVERDKNHPSIVVWSLANESWVGDAFGDMRRWLDDRDPSRPVLYERDPRYRDSDFASLMYPSLELLEQIGRREEPRGGRLGMHGIVFDDEVDREVEGEPDAATQVIAVTDADDARRRSLPFLLVEYAHAMGNGPGSLQDYQRIIEAHDRLCGGFVWEWIDHGFTVDGSDGQPMIMHGDDVDYEPRGGRFSLHGLVFSDRTPTPGLVELAKAYAPLEIAVDDVVRIRHRRQDADATGLTFRWTREIAGEAVDRGVLDVPVLTAGEAVEVALPVDVGRIDATAADAVLTVEAVLASDERWAPAGHVVAWGQRVLDGSSPAPREPASGTRRARGAASGALEIGPGIFDRTTGRMLRLGDLEIDGPTLDLYRAPTENDHGQGETNDLASVWHRTALDRLLHRIDDVAEDAGSLVVRGRTAPRTHPHGVDWMMRWTPDGDGLLLETEVDFTGPWADTPYMHRDIVVPRLGLLFALPAQLGEVAWFGRGPGETYADSFEGSRIGRFAASVDALQTPYPVPQENGNHVGTRWLELRGEDAGLRVDGCPLFDFTARRWTSHHLARAGKPHELRDTGRVWLNIDHAQQGVGSASVGPALPEQYRLPRRRTEWSVRIAAIVS; from the coding sequence ATGAGCGCCTACGTCGAGTCCTTCCGACCGGGCGCCGGCCGGCGCCGCCCCCGAGCGGACGCGCCGAGCGATGCATCCGTCCTCTCGCTCAACGGCTCCTGGCGATTCCGGCTCTCGCCGACGGCCGCCGGAACGGGTGACGCCTTCATCCGCGACGGGTTCGACGACGGCGGCTGGGACGCCATGCCCGTGCCGTCGCACTGGGTGCTCGAGGACTTCACGCCTCTCGCCGGCGGTCCGGCGCGCTCGATGCGCGGCACCGAAGAGGGGCCGCTCTACACGAACACCGCCTATCCGATCCCGCTCGATCCTCCGCGCGTGCCGACGGAGAATCCGACCGGCGACTACCGGCTGGTCTTCGACGTGCCGGCAGGGTTCGAACGGGCGGTGCTCCGGTTCCAGGGCGTCGACTCGTGCGCGAAGGTGTGGCTCAACGGGGCCGAGCTCGGCTGGTCGATGGGGAGCCGCCTTCCGTTCGAGTTCGACGCCCCCGTCCGCGCGGGCCGCAACGTGCTGGCGGTGCGGGTGCACCGGTGGTCGGCGGGCACCTACCTCGAAGACCAGGACATGTGGTGGCTGCCCGGCATCTTCCGCGACGTCGAGCTGATCGCGCGACCGGCCGGCGCCATCGACGACCACTTCGTGCACGCCGACTACGACTCCGCGACCGGCATCGGCACCCTGCGCGTGGATGCCTCGTGCCCGGCCGTCGTCGAGATCCCCGAGCTCGGCATCCGCATCTCCGCGGGTGAGACGGTGTCGGTCCTCGTCGAGCCGTGGAGCGCGCGTCGCCCTCGGCTCTACCGCGGCACGCTGCGCTCCGAGGGCCACGCGGTGGACGACACCGAGACCGTGGCCCTCGCGGTCGGCTTCCGCCGCGTGGAGATCGTGGACGGCGTCTTCCGCGTGAACGGGCGCCCGGTCACCTTCCACGGCGTGAACCGGCATGAGCACCACCCCGACACCGGTCGCACGCTCGACCGGGAGACGATGATCCGCGACATCGAGCTCATGAAGCGGGCGAACATCGACGCGGTCCGCACGAGCCACTACCCGCCGCATCCCGAGTTCCTCCGGCTCTGCGACGAGTACGGGCTGTGGGTCGTGCTCGAGGTCGACCTCGAGACGCACGGCTTCATCTACGCCGGCTGGGAGGGCAACCCGCCGGCCGACGCCCGCTGGCACGACGCGCTCCTGGACCGCCTGCACCGCACGGTCGAGCGCGACAAGAACCACCCCAGCATCGTCGTGTGGTCGCTGGCGAACGAGAGCTGGGTCGGCGACGCCTTCGGCGACATGCGGCGGTGGCTCGATGACCGCGACCCGTCGCGGCCCGTGCTCTACGAACGCGATCCGCGCTACCGCGACTCCGACTTCGCCTCGCTGATGTACCCCTCGCTCGAGCTTCTCGAGCAGATCGGCCGCCGGGAGGAGCCGCGCGGCGGGCGCCTCGGCATGCACGGGATCGTCTTCGACGACGAGGTGGACCGCGAGGTCGAGGGGGAGCCGGATGCCGCGACCCAGGTCATCGCGGTCACCGACGCCGACGATGCCCGGCGCCGGAGCCTGCCGTTCCTCCTCGTCGAGTACGCGCACGCCATGGGCAACGGTCCCGGTTCGCTGCAGGACTACCAGCGGATCATCGAGGCCCACGACCGCCTGTGCGGCGGCTTCGTCTGGGAGTGGATCGACCACGGCTTCACCGTCGACGGTTCGGACGGACAGCCGATGATCATGCACGGCGACGACGTCGACTACGAGCCGCGCGGCGGGCGCTTCAGCCTGCACGGGCTCGTCTTCAGCGATCGCACCCCGACCCCGGGGCTCGTCGAGCTGGCGAAGGCCTACGCTCCGCTCGAGATCGCCGTCGACGACGTCGTGCGCATCCGCCACCGGCGGCAGGACGCGGATGCCACGGGGCTGACCTTCCGGTGGACGCGCGAGATCGCGGGCGAGGCCGTCGACCGCGGCGTGCTCGACGTGCCGGTGCTGACGGCCGGCGAGGCGGTCGAGGTCGCGCTCCCGGTCGATGTCGGCAGGATCGACGCGACAGCGGCGGACGCGGTGCTGACCGTGGAGGCGGTGCTCGCGTCCGACGAGCGCTGGGCGCCCGCCGGGCACGTCGTGGCGTGGGGCCAGCGGGTTCTCGACGGGTCCTCGCCCGCGCCTCGCGAGCCCGCGTCCGGCACGCGGCGAGCGCGCGGCGCGGCATCCGGAGCGCTCGAGATCGGCCCCGGGATCTTCGACCGGACGACGGGCCGGATGCTGCGGCTCGGTGATCTGGAGATCGACGGCCCGACGCTCGACCTGTACCGGGCGCCCACCGAGAACGACCATGGTCAGGGCGAGACGAACGACCTCGCCTCCGTGTGGCACAGGACCGCGCTGGACCGCCTGCTGCACCGCATCGACGACGTCGCGGAGGATGCCGGATCGCTCGTCGTGCGCGGCCGCACCGCTCCGCGCACCCACCCGCACGGCGTGGACTGGATGATGCGGTGGACGCCCGACGGCGACGGCCTGCTGCTCGAGACCGAGGTCGACTTCACCGGGCCCTGGGCCGACACCCCGTACATGCACCGCGACATCGTCGTGCCGCGTCTCGGACTGCTGTTCGCGCTGCCCGCGCAGCTGGGCGAGGTCGCCTGGTTCGGCCGCGGACCCGGGGAGACCTACGCGGATTCGTTCGAGGGCTCACGCATCGGCCGCTTCGCCGCATCGGTCGACGCCCTGCAGACGCCCTATCCCGTGCCGCAGGAGAACGGCAACCATGTGGGAACACGCTGGCTGGAGCTGCGGGGAGAGGATGCCGGGCTACGCGTCGACGGATGCCCGCTCTTCGACTTCACTGCGCGGCGCTGGACGTCGCACCACCTCGCCCGCGCCGGAAAGCCGCACGAGCTGCGCGACACCGGACGGGTGTGGCTGAACATCGATCACGCGCAGCAGGGGGTCGGGTCGGCCTCGGTCGGCCCCGCCCTGCCGGAGCAGTACCGCCTACCCCGCCGGCGCACGGAGTGGAGCGTGCGCATCGCCGCGATCGTCTCCTGA
- a CDS encoding aldo/keto reductase codes for MSTLSPPSRTLGRTGIEVTTVALGTSGLGRGTAPGSPQESAAVELATAMLASGRTIDTSNEYAGGRSEPVLGLALPAVRDAASRVVTKVDRDPETGAFDRDRVLRSYEESLRRLGVDRVRLLHLHDPYTVSYEEAVAPGGALAGMLELRDSGAVDAIGIAAGPIPLMTRYVDTGAFDVVLSHNRFTLVDRSAAALFENARTRGMGVVNAAPFGAGILATGATGGTTTGAGAGRAPAAAPSYGYRPASAALQDWARRAEAVCAAHGTTLRATALRFSTRSPLVDMTVVGVSSVPRLTQLDALEAETIPDDLWAEIDALGPAPTPIDDDAPGGAG; via the coding sequence GTGAGCACTCTCTCACCGCCCTCCCGCACGCTCGGCCGGACCGGGATCGAGGTGACGACGGTCGCCCTCGGCACGTCCGGGCTCGGTCGCGGAACCGCCCCCGGATCGCCGCAGGAGAGCGCGGCTGTGGAACTGGCGACGGCGATGCTGGCGAGCGGGCGCACGATCGACACGTCGAACGAGTACGCCGGCGGCCGCTCCGAGCCCGTGCTCGGTCTGGCGCTGCCCGCCGTCCGCGACGCCGCGTCGCGGGTCGTCACCAAGGTCGACCGCGACCCGGAGACCGGCGCCTTCGACCGCGACCGCGTCCTGCGCTCCTACGAGGAGAGCCTGCGCCGCCTCGGCGTCGATCGCGTCCGGCTCCTGCACCTGCACGATCCGTACACCGTGTCGTACGAGGAGGCCGTCGCCCCGGGCGGCGCGCTCGCGGGGATGCTCGAGCTGCGCGACAGCGGTGCGGTGGATGCCATCGGCATCGCGGCCGGGCCGATCCCGCTCATGACGAGGTACGTCGACACCGGCGCCTTCGACGTGGTGCTCAGCCACAACCGCTTCACCCTCGTCGACCGGAGCGCCGCCGCCCTGTTCGAGAACGCGCGGACTCGCGGCATGGGCGTCGTCAATGCCGCCCCCTTCGGCGCGGGCATCCTCGCGACCGGCGCGACGGGCGGCACCACGACCGGGGCCGGTGCCGGCCGGGCGCCGGCAGCCGCGCCCTCCTACGGCTACCGTCCCGCCTCCGCCGCGCTGCAGGACTGGGCGCGCCGGGCGGAAGCCGTCTGCGCCGCGCACGGCACGACTCTTCGCGCCACTGCGCTCCGGTTCTCGACTCGCTCGCCGCTCGTGGACATGACGGTCGTCGGGGTGTCCTCGGTCCCGCGGCTGACCCAGCTCGACGCACTGGAGGCCGAGACGATCCCCGACGACCTGTGGGCCGAGATCGACGCGCTCGGGCCGGCTCCCACGCCGATCGACGACGACGCCCCCGGCGGTGCGGGATGA
- a CDS encoding LLM class flavin-dependent oxidoreductase, whose protein sequence is MRFGYWTPTFGGWLRNDPDEGVPATFAYVRDLAAAAEASGFALTLVPELNLNDIKGPSGPVLDATAVAAGLAATTHELEIMLAVRPAFHPPALTARQLATIQDAAAGRLSLNIVSAWWAEEARQYGVPFGDHDARYAVTREYVEVLRGLWQHTPYSFDGAHYAFDGTHLEPKPVSAPLIYAGGESEAGREAITEFADAYVTHGGTVTELEEKIRDMRRRRSEVGRPDLAHIGMSAFVVVRDTEEEAQEEVRRITAVTEGPAYDSYRAFVENSNLDVEVALADYSVSNRGLRPNLVGTPETVAGRIRDFEAVGVDTLLLQFSPPLEDLERFGRQVIPLVDGGTA, encoded by the coding sequence GCCGCGGCGGAGGCGTCCGGCTTCGCGCTCACCCTCGTGCCCGAGCTGAACCTCAACGACATCAAGGGACCGTCGGGTCCGGTGCTCGACGCGACCGCGGTCGCCGCCGGCCTCGCCGCCACGACGCACGAGCTGGAGATCATGCTGGCGGTGCGTCCCGCGTTCCATCCGCCCGCGTTGACGGCGCGGCAGCTGGCGACGATCCAGGATGCTGCAGCCGGCCGTCTCTCGCTGAACATCGTCTCCGCATGGTGGGCGGAGGAGGCCCGGCAGTACGGCGTTCCCTTCGGCGACCACGACGCGCGCTACGCGGTCACCCGCGAGTACGTCGAGGTGCTGCGCGGGCTGTGGCAGCACACGCCGTACTCGTTCGATGGTGCGCACTACGCCTTCGACGGGACGCATCTCGAGCCCAAGCCGGTCTCGGCGCCGCTGATCTACGCCGGCGGCGAGAGTGAGGCCGGACGCGAGGCCATCACCGAGTTCGCCGACGCCTACGTGACGCACGGCGGCACGGTCACCGAGCTCGAGGAGAAGATCCGCGACATGAGGCGCCGGCGGTCGGAGGTCGGACGCCCCGACCTCGCCCACATCGGCATGTCGGCCTTCGTCGTCGTGCGCGACACGGAGGAGGAGGCGCAGGAAGAGGTGCGACGGATCACCGCCGTGACCGAGGGTCCGGCCTACGACTCGTACCGCGCCTTCGTCGAGAACTCGAACCTCGACGTCGAGGTCGCGCTCGCCGATTACTCCGTCTCGAACCGGGGCCTGCGGCCGAACCTGGTGGGCACGCCGGAGACCGTGGCTGGACGCATCCGCGACTTCGAGGCCGTCGGCGTCGACACGCTCCTCCTCCAGTTCTCACCGCCGCTCGAGGATCTGGAGCGGTTCGGCCGCCAGGTGATCCCGCTCGTCGACGGCGGGACCGCGTAG